In the genome of Salinispirillum sp. LH 10-3-1, one region contains:
- a CDS encoding fumarylacetoacetate hydrolase family protein, translating into MTSLPDRPGKVICIGRNYAAHAAELNNPIPDEPLLFIKPGSCVQSLQGMRIPTDRGDVHYETELALWLDEPLDQATPEEAWAAVGGIGLALDLTLRDKQSELKNKGWPWEVAKSFNGACALGPRQALPSDLPIRFTLSLNGNTVQDGDTGLMLFSLPQLLSEMSQHFVLEKGDVILTGTPAGVGVLRVGDALNMTLNGEHYLATAVQ; encoded by the coding sequence ATGACATCTCTTCCTGATCGTCCTGGTAAAGTCATCTGTATTGGGCGTAACTACGCTGCCCATGCGGCCGAATTGAATAATCCTATTCCTGACGAACCTCTGCTGTTTATTAAGCCTGGCAGTTGTGTGCAGTCGTTGCAGGGTATGCGCATTCCTACCGATCGCGGTGACGTGCATTACGAAACGGAATTGGCACTCTGGTTAGATGAGCCACTCGATCAGGCAACGCCAGAAGAAGCATGGGCTGCCGTTGGTGGCATTGGCCTCGCATTGGATTTAACCCTGCGCGACAAACAATCAGAGTTAAAAAACAAAGGCTGGCCGTGGGAAGTGGCCAAGTCGTTCAATGGCGCCTGCGCGCTTGGGCCACGGCAGGCGTTACCGAGCGACCTGCCCATTCGGTTTACACTGTCGCTGAATGGCAATACGGTGCAGGACGGCGATACCGGTTTGATGCTGTTTAGCTTGCCTCAATTGTTGAGCGAGATGTCGCAGCATTTTGTATTGGAAAAAGGTGATGTCATCTTGACCGGCACACCCGCAGGCGTCGGCGTGTTGCGCGTCGGTGATGCATTGAACATGACGCTGAACGGTGAACACTATTTAGCCACAGCGGTGCAGTGA
- a CDS encoding response regulator transcription factor, protein MARILVADDHPLFRDALRQMLTSGDQPHDIAETDSLPATLAWLKQEDEPDLLVLDLAMPGSAGLLGLQQIRRAWPALPVVVVSGSDQALIVAGSQELGALGFCSKSAAPDALRHTLEQVLLGELCFPAISDAGEHTPLLRAMAQLQTLTPAQYDVAMRVSTGELNKTIAWDLGISEATVKAHLTTIFRKLGLHGRAQLVSLLSQLRLRPE, encoded by the coding sequence ATGGCGCGTATTCTGGTTGCCGATGATCACCCACTGTTCCGTGATGCCTTGCGGCAAATGCTTACGAGCGGTGACCAGCCTCATGATATCGCTGAGACCGACTCCTTACCGGCTACACTCGCTTGGCTGAAACAAGAGGATGAACCGGACTTATTGGTGTTGGATTTAGCCATGCCAGGCTCGGCAGGACTGTTAGGATTACAACAGATTAGACGCGCTTGGCCAGCGTTGCCAGTGGTCGTAGTTTCAGGGAGTGACCAAGCGTTAATCGTCGCAGGTAGCCAAGAGCTGGGAGCACTGGGGTTTTGCTCTAAATCCGCCGCGCCGGATGCATTGCGCCATACCTTAGAGCAAGTGCTGTTAGGAGAGCTGTGCTTCCCAGCCATTTCCGATGCCGGTGAACATACACCGCTACTCAGGGCTATGGCCCAGTTACAAACCCTAACACCTGCGCAATACGATGTAGCCATGCGCGTCTCGACTGGCGAACTGAACAAAACCATTGCTTGGGATTTGGGCATCAGTGAGGCCACCGTAAAAGCACACCTCACCACGATCTTTCGTAAACTGGGCCTGCATGGCCGGGCACAACTGGTCTCGTTGCTCAGCCAGTTACGCCTACGGCCGGAATAA
- a CDS encoding ABC transporter substrate-binding protein encodes MYSHTPQCISAALLFSALALAPITVANERPVTIACGAVGDELEQCEASVRNWEQLTGHSVTIVPLPDESNLRLDFYQSIMSAGSPELDVFQLDVVWAGLLGHDLIDLRPYLTAEDPEFFGGLITNNTTANGELIALPWFIDTGLLYYRRDLLDKYNQPLPETWEDLERIASHIMAQEQRGLSGNKLWGYVWQGDSYEGLTCDALEWFYSYTGSSFVEVDMSVSILQPGNIEILQRAAGWIGTISPPETIAHKEEDARAVFQAGDAVFMRNWPYAWGTAQRPDSAIRGLIGMAPLPRGPNGVSAATLGGWQLGVSQHSQNRALAIELVRYLVSEQEQKRRALAAGYNPSIPALYNDPQLMAEYPQFADLVEIFQGGVPRPATITGRGYPLVSRAIQRQVHRTLTGEQDAETALRNLNAQLSRLSHWYGQQPVN; translated from the coding sequence ATGTACTCACACACCCCACAATGCATTAGCGCTGCGTTGCTGTTCAGCGCCCTAGCTCTTGCACCAATCACCGTAGCCAACGAACGTCCTGTTACCATCGCCTGCGGAGCTGTAGGCGATGAGCTGGAGCAGTGCGAAGCCTCGGTACGCAACTGGGAGCAGTTAACCGGCCATTCGGTGACCATTGTTCCCCTACCCGACGAGTCCAATCTGCGGCTCGATTTTTATCAGTCCATCATGTCAGCTGGGTCACCTGAACTGGATGTCTTTCAGCTCGACGTGGTCTGGGCTGGTCTATTAGGACACGACTTGATTGATTTGCGGCCTTACTTGACCGCGGAAGATCCAGAGTTCTTTGGTGGGTTGATCACCAACAACACGACCGCCAACGGCGAATTGATCGCCTTACCCTGGTTCATTGATACCGGTCTGCTGTACTACCGCAGGGACCTGTTGGACAAGTACAACCAGCCGCTCCCGGAAACCTGGGAAGACCTCGAACGCATCGCCAGCCATATAATGGCACAGGAACAACGAGGTCTCAGCGGCAACAAATTGTGGGGCTATGTATGGCAGGGCGACAGCTACGAGGGCTTAACCTGTGATGCCTTGGAATGGTTCTACAGCTACACCGGTAGCTCCTTTGTTGAAGTGGATATGAGCGTTTCCATCCTGCAGCCAGGCAACATCGAAATATTGCAACGCGCCGCAGGTTGGATTGGCACCATAAGCCCACCAGAAACCATCGCACATAAAGAAGAAGATGCACGTGCCGTGTTTCAAGCCGGAGATGCGGTGTTTATGCGCAACTGGCCCTACGCTTGGGGCACTGCACAGCGTCCGGACAGTGCCATTCGTGGGCTCATCGGCATGGCGCCTTTACCGCGTGGCCCTAACGGCGTTTCAGCGGCAACGCTCGGTGGATGGCAACTCGGTGTTTCTCAACATTCCCAAAACAGGGCTCTGGCCATTGAGTTAGTTCGCTATCTGGTGAGCGAACAAGAACAAAAGCGCCGCGCCTTGGCTGCTGGTTATAACCCATCAATTCCGGCACTCTACAACGACCCGCAATTGATGGCTGAGTATCCACAATTTGCTGATTTGGTCGAAATCTTTCAAGGTGGTGTGCCGCGCCCGGCGACCATCACCGGACGTGGCTATCCCCTAGTATCCCGCGCCATTCAGCGGCAGGTACACCGAACGTTGACCGGTGAACAAGACGCTGAAACCGCCTTACGTAACCTTAACGCGCAGTTGTCGCGACTGAGTCACTGGTATGGGCAACAGCCCGTTAATTGA
- a CDS encoding LacI family DNA-binding transcriptional regulator, which yields MKLTLKDIAEALGVSTATVSNAFSRPDQLSVELRERILSESKRLGYRGPNATARSLRSGRTGTIALVLTERLQYNFEDPVATRFLHGVSEVFDQQNINMLLLPSRAEFYQNNTVDSLADGFIIYGPPKDAAVLDRIVVKGKPTITVDFNLPDVRSLNIDNYHGARDAARHGISVTSGQVAVLALRILTYSEEVGRLTNDDTLASQYESVSRRRLDGYLSAMDEKGLSLDRQWIWNAPESRYEYGYQAAREALLCTPRPELLLCMSDRLALGAIAAAQDMGLSIPQDLKVIGFDDIATAAYQRPALTTVHQPQNEKGRQAAKMVLGLSDYSKDVLLEAKLVVRDSC from the coding sequence ATGAAACTGACCCTGAAAGACATTGCTGAAGCACTGGGCGTCTCCACCGCCACAGTGTCCAACGCATTCAGTCGTCCGGATCAGTTATCCGTTGAGTTGCGCGAGCGCATTCTGAGCGAGTCCAAACGTCTAGGCTATCGCGGTCCCAATGCCACGGCGCGCAGTTTACGCAGTGGCCGTACCGGCACCATCGCCTTAGTGCTAACCGAACGATTGCAATACAACTTTGAAGACCCGGTAGCCACGCGCTTTTTGCACGGTGTATCTGAGGTGTTTGACCAGCAAAACATCAATATGTTGCTCCTGCCCAGCCGCGCCGAATTCTATCAAAACAACACGGTCGACAGCCTTGCTGATGGTTTCATTATCTATGGTCCGCCAAAGGATGCGGCCGTACTTGATCGCATCGTGGTAAAAGGCAAACCCACCATTACTGTTGACTTCAACCTCCCCGATGTCCGCTCACTGAACATCGATAACTACCATGGCGCGCGTGATGCAGCCCGTCATGGCATCAGTGTTACGTCGGGCCAAGTCGCGGTATTAGCGCTGCGCATACTGACCTATAGCGAAGAAGTCGGCCGGCTGACGAACGATGATACCCTAGCGTCTCAGTATGAGTCTGTGTCACGGCGCCGCCTTGACGGCTATTTATCGGCGATGGACGAAAAAGGCCTCTCTCTTGATCGCCAATGGATCTGGAACGCCCCCGAAAGCCGTTATGAATACGGCTACCAAGCAGCCCGCGAGGCCTTATTGTGCACGCCAAGACCGGAACTTCTGCTGTGCATGAGCGACCGTTTGGCCTTGGGGGCCATTGCCGCCGCGCAAGACATGGGGCTCAGTATTCCGCAAGACCTTAAAGTCATTGGCTTTGATGACATCGCCACAGCAGCGTATCAACGTCCAGCGCTCACCACCGTACACCAACCTCAGAATGAGAAGGGTCGACAGGCTGCTAAGATGGTTCTGGGACTCAGCGATTACAGTAAAGATGTCTTGTTGGAGGCAAAGTTAGTGGTACGTGATTCCTGCTAG
- a CDS encoding alpha-amylase family glycosyl hydrolase encodes MSVQSNTPQSYRAADWWRGAVIYQIYPRSFFDSNGDGIGDIPGVTQKLAYIAELGVDAIWLSPFFTSPMKDFGYDVADYCDVDPMFGSLADFKTMLAEAQRLGLKVIIDQVYSHTSDQHPWFIESRSSRDNDRSDWYVWADAKLDGTPPNNWLSIFGGSAWQWDSRRRQYYLHNFLTSQPDLNFHNPAVQDAILDVMRFWLELGVDGFRLDVVNMYFHDAQLRDNPVVSQPSERHVGSGDDNPWSRQFHKHQITQPENIAFLQRLRSLLDQYPSRTTIGEIGSYDSLKVMSDYTSGGDKLHMAYTFDLLSADCSADYIRHTIASVEAQLGDGWPNFALSNHDVIRSVTRWGGHAPRSDFAKASLALLFSLHGSSCLYQGEELGLPEGKVAFEDLQDPYGIEFWPEFKGRDGCRTPMVWTADGGFTSHGTSWLPIDPDHLPLNADTQAQDPTSVLQWVKQFLSWRRTQPALIHGDFQWLSGYDGAALVFSRRVADQVLWVGVNLTDKPLTVPIAGRIECLEAAGFSGTVQDNSLVIPAYNAVFAQAV; translated from the coding sequence TTGTCTGTTCAATCGAATACACCGCAGTCGTATCGCGCCGCCGATTGGTGGCGCGGTGCGGTGATTTATCAGATTTATCCGCGCAGCTTTTTTGACAGCAACGGCGATGGCATTGGGGATATTCCCGGTGTTACTCAAAAGCTGGCTTACATTGCTGAATTGGGTGTGGACGCTATTTGGCTCTCTCCGTTTTTTACCTCGCCCATGAAAGACTTTGGTTACGACGTTGCCGATTATTGTGACGTCGACCCAATGTTCGGTTCACTTGCCGACTTTAAAACCATGCTGGCCGAGGCACAGCGGTTAGGGCTTAAGGTTATTATTGATCAGGTGTACAGCCATACATCAGACCAACACCCTTGGTTCATTGAAAGCCGGTCGTCACGCGATAACGATCGATCGGACTGGTACGTCTGGGCCGACGCCAAACTGGATGGCACGCCACCGAACAACTGGCTGTCCATTTTTGGTGGTTCTGCCTGGCAATGGGACAGTCGGCGCCGTCAGTATTACTTACACAACTTTCTGACCTCGCAGCCCGACCTCAATTTCCACAATCCAGCGGTGCAGGATGCCATCTTAGACGTCATGCGTTTTTGGCTGGAGCTGGGCGTTGATGGCTTCCGCCTCGACGTAGTGAACATGTATTTTCATGACGCGCAGTTGCGTGACAACCCGGTGGTATCTCAGCCTTCCGAACGGCATGTAGGTTCCGGTGACGACAATCCGTGGTCACGCCAGTTCCATAAACACCAGATCACCCAGCCGGAAAATATTGCCTTCTTGCAACGCCTGCGCAGCCTGCTGGATCAGTACCCTAGCCGCACCACCATAGGCGAGATCGGCTCGTACGACAGCTTGAAGGTGATGTCCGACTACACATCAGGCGGTGACAAGCTGCACATGGCCTATACCTTTGACTTACTCAGTGCCGATTGCAGTGCGGACTATATTCGCCACACCATTGCTTCGGTGGAGGCGCAACTGGGGGATGGCTGGCCTAATTTTGCGCTGAGCAATCACGACGTGATTCGCAGCGTGACCCGCTGGGGAGGCCATGCACCACGGAGCGATTTTGCCAAAGCCAGTCTGGCCCTACTTTTTTCCTTGCACGGTTCATCTTGCCTGTACCAAGGGGAAGAGCTCGGTTTACCGGAAGGCAAGGTTGCCTTTGAGGATCTACAAGATCCTTATGGCATCGAGTTTTGGCCGGAATTTAAAGGCCGGGATGGCTGCCGTACGCCCATGGTATGGACGGCAGACGGTGGTTTTACGTCTCACGGGACAAGTTGGTTGCCGATTGACCCTGACCACCTGCCACTCAATGCAGACACACAAGCGCAAGACCCTACATCGGTGTTGCAATGGGTTAAACAGTTCTTAAGCTGGCGGCGCACCCAGCCTGCGTTGATCCATGGTGACTTTCAGTGGTTATCTGGCTATGACGGTGCTGCGCTGGTATTCTCCCGCCGCGTCGCCGACCAGGTGCTTTGGGTCGGTGTTAATTTAACCGATAAGCCCTTGACGGTGCCTATTGCGGGGCGGATTGAGTGCTTGGAAGCTGCTGGCTTTAGCGGCACCGTACAGGATAACTCCCTGGTTATCCCGGCCTACAACGCCGTTTTTGCTCAGGCCGTTTGA
- a CDS encoding carbohydrate ABC transporter permease, giving the protein MINAQKYSPGTIVKHLLVLFLVVLWTLPTAGLLISSVRDKDQLIVSGWWTALVPTERNEVHRTPPASGQVEVDGQFVIEGQFFSAGSGRTVQAWGERANNLGEFPANEPITIADGSVITVFNDGQYRWESDTAFTHSPGKRLFYVAAIPPRFTLENYKNVLASEGIGPSFVNTMTVTLPATFIPIMIAAFAAYALAWMQFPGRLFLLAVMVGLIVVPLQMSLIPILRTYNTLGATFGFDSRNYVGIWLAHTGFGLPLAIYLLRNYMAGLPKEIMESARMDGASHFKIFVTIVLPLSFPALASFAIFQFLWVWNDLLVASVFLGQGEGKTVLTQQLRELLGSRGQNWEVLTAGAFISIIVPLVVFLSLQRYFVRGLLAGSVKGG; this is encoded by the coding sequence ATGATTAATGCACAAAAGTATTCTCCGGGCACCATCGTCAAGCACCTGCTTGTGCTCTTTTTGGTGGTGCTGTGGACACTGCCTACTGCTGGGCTACTGATCAGTTCGGTGCGTGATAAAGACCAGTTGATCGTCTCAGGTTGGTGGACTGCCCTGGTCCCCACGGAACGCAATGAAGTTCATCGTACGCCGCCCGCGAGCGGCCAAGTCGAGGTAGACGGTCAGTTTGTCATTGAAGGCCAATTCTTCTCTGCGGGCAGCGGTCGTACCGTGCAAGCATGGGGCGAGCGCGCCAACAATTTGGGTGAATTCCCGGCCAACGAACCCATTACCATAGCCGATGGTTCGGTAATCACCGTCTTCAATGATGGCCAATACCGCTGGGAAAGTGATACCGCGTTTACGCACTCCCCCGGGAAACGGCTGTTCTATGTCGCGGCGATTCCACCGCGCTTTACGCTGGAAAACTACAAGAACGTACTCGCCTCGGAAGGCATTGGGCCGTCGTTTGTTAATACCATGACGGTGACGCTACCCGCGACGTTTATCCCTATCATGATCGCCGCCTTTGCCGCGTATGCCTTGGCCTGGATGCAGTTTCCGGGGCGCTTATTCTTACTCGCCGTCATGGTAGGCTTGATCGTCGTGCCTTTGCAGATGTCATTAATCCCAATACTGCGCACCTACAATACCTTGGGCGCTACGTTTGGCTTTGATTCCCGCAACTACGTCGGGATCTGGCTCGCCCATACGGGGTTTGGCTTGCCTTTGGCCATCTACTTATTGCGCAATTACATGGCAGGCTTACCCAAGGAAATCATGGAGTCGGCGCGCATGGATGGAGCCTCGCATTTTAAGATTTTTGTGACCATCGTCTTGCCGCTGTCGTTCCCGGCACTGGCTTCCTTCGCCATCTTCCAATTCCTGTGGGTTTGGAATGACCTGCTGGTGGCGTCGGTGTTCTTGGGTCAAGGCGAAGGCAAAACCGTATTGACTCAGCAATTGCGTGAGCTGTTGGGATCACGTGGGCAGAACTGGGAAGTGCTGACCGCAGGTGCCTTTATCTCAATCATCGTCCCATTGGTGGTGTTCCTGTCCTTGCAGCGCTATTTCGTGCGCGGCTTGTTGGCCGGTTCAGTCAAGGGAGGCTAA